Proteins from one Acidobacteriota bacterium genomic window:
- the rsfS gene encoding ribosome silencing factor, translating to MTTTQTRRESTDHVLPDDILQAARAAYGKKATDVVALNLREVSSFTDYFLICTGQNSRQVKAIAEAIEMTLGTSGTRPAHVEGYDRSNWILLDYFDFVVHVFTADQRRFYSLERLWGSAERTTVPETPA from the coding sequence ATGACTACAACCCAGACGCGACGCGAGTCGACCGATCACGTGCTGCCCGACGACATCCTCCAGGCGGCCAGGGCCGCCTACGGGAAGAAGGCCACCGACGTGGTGGCGCTGAACCTCAGGGAGGTGTCGTCATTCACGGACTACTTCCTGATCTGCACGGGTCAGAATTCCCGGCAGGTGAAGGCCATCGCCGAGGCGATCGAGATGACGCTCGGCACGTCCGGCACCCGACCCGCGCACGTCGAGGGTTATGACCGATCGAACTGGATCCTGCTCGACTACTTCGATTTCGTCGTGCACGTCTTTACGGCTGATCAGCGCCGCTTCTACAGCCTGGAGCGGCTCTGGGGCAGCGCCGAGCGCACTACCGTGCCCGAGACACCCGCCTGA
- the nadD gene encoding nicotinate-nucleotide adenylyltransferase encodes MTTARRTGVLGGTFDPIHLGHLAVADAARRMLSLDEILLIPSLAPPHRAAGPAASPFHRFAMVAMVCAAHPYLVASDIELVRPGPSYTADTLRRLHAVGYAAWQIFFLTGADAFAEIATWREYPDVLSLAHFVVSSRPGISATELPARLPALASRMLTVHGEGAMVPDETAPRVFLLDCPTPDVSSTDIRSRARDGRPIAGLVPSAIDRHIRRHGLYGAPPEHAPTGVRGGGQLA; translated from the coding sequence GTGACGACCGCGCGACGCACGGGCGTCCTCGGCGGCACCTTCGATCCGATCCACCTCGGCCATCTGGCCGTGGCCGATGCCGCACGCCGCATGCTCTCGCTCGACGAGATCCTGCTCATCCCGTCGCTGGCACCGCCGCACCGCGCCGCGGGTCCGGCGGCCTCTCCGTTCCACCGGTTCGCGATGGTCGCCATGGTGTGCGCGGCGCACCCCTATCTGGTCGCCAGCGACATCGAACTGGTTCGGCCGGGGCCGTCCTATACCGCCGACACGCTTCGCCGCCTGCACGCGGTTGGGTATGCCGCGTGGCAGATTTTCTTTCTGACGGGCGCGGACGCGTTTGCAGAAATTGCCACCTGGCGCGAATACCCCGACGTGCTCTCGCTCGCCCACTTCGTCGTCTCGTCGCGACCAGGCATCTCTGCCACCGAGCTGCCGGCGCGCCTCCCCGCCCTGGCCTCGCGCATGCTGACGGTCCATGGCGAAGGGGCGATGGTTCCAGACGAGACGGCCCCACGCGTGTTTTTGCTCGATTGTCCCACCCCGGACGTGTCCTCCACTGACATCCGTTCACGGGCGCGCGACGGCCGTCCGATCGCAGGCCTCGTGCCTTCCGCCATCGACAGACATATTCGCCGCCACGGCCTGTACGGCGCTCCTCCCGAGCACGCGCCGACGGGGGTTCGAGGCGGCGGGCAACTTGCATGA
- the obgE gene encoding GTPase ObgE codes for MFVDEVDVRVSAGDGGRGCVAFRREKFVPRGGPSGGDGGDGGSVFLVASPHVNTLVTYRFHPDFRAQRGQHGMGSNCHGKNGKDLPLDVPVGTTVLEVSEDGGEPVEVADLTVAGERFRIAAGGQGGRGNARFASATNRAPRRADPGIPGEIKLLRLKLKLLADVGLVGFPNAGKSTLIARISAAKPKIADYPFTTLTPHLGVVALSDNRSFVVADVPGLIEGAHRGLGLGHQFLRHLERTRLLIHMIDVSGATGRDPVVDFDTIRRELELYRPELADKPQLAAANKMDVVADPEAVDRLEAHLATRRIPLYRISAVTGEGVSALVEAMWRHLSPPSPDQ; via the coding sequence ATGTTTGTTGACGAAGTCGACGTCCGCGTGTCCGCAGGCGACGGGGGCCGCGGGTGCGTGGCGTTTCGGCGCGAGAAGTTCGTGCCGCGCGGCGGCCCAAGCGGGGGTGACGGCGGCGACGGGGGCTCGGTGTTCCTGGTTGCCAGCCCGCACGTGAACACGCTGGTGACCTACCGCTTCCATCCCGACTTCCGTGCCCAGCGCGGCCAGCACGGCATGGGCTCGAACTGCCATGGCAAAAACGGCAAGGACCTGCCGCTCGATGTGCCGGTGGGCACCACTGTGCTGGAAGTGTCCGAGGATGGCGGCGAACCAGTCGAGGTCGCCGATTTGACGGTGGCAGGCGAGCGTTTCAGGATTGCCGCCGGCGGCCAGGGCGGCCGCGGTAACGCGCGCTTCGCGAGCGCGACCAACCGGGCGCCGAGGCGTGCCGATCCGGGGATTCCTGGCGAAATCAAGCTGCTGCGCCTGAAGTTGAAGCTGCTGGCGGACGTAGGTCTGGTCGGATTCCCGAATGCCGGCAAGTCGACGCTCATCGCTCGCATCTCGGCCGCCAAACCCAAGATCGCCGACTACCCGTTCACGACATTGACGCCGCATCTCGGCGTGGTCGCCCTGAGCGACAACCGCTCCTTCGTCGTGGCCGATGTGCCGGGACTCATCGAGGGCGCACACCGCGGACTGGGGCTCGGCCATCAGTTCCTCCGGCATCTCGAGCGGACGCGTCTGCTGATTCACATGATCGATGTTTCGGGCGCCACCGGGCGTGATCCGGTGGTAGACTTCGACACGATCCGGCGCGAACTCGAGCTGTACCGTCCGGAACTGGCCGACAAACCTCAGTTGGCGGCGGCCAACAAGATGGACGTGGTGGCTGATCCCGAGGCCGTGGATCGGCTGGAGGCGCACCTGGCAACGCGGCGCATTCCGCTCTATCGGATCTCGGCCGTCACCGGTGAAGGCGTCAGCGCACTGGTCGAAGCCATGTGGCGGCACCTTTCCCCTCCGTCTCCTGACCAGTGA
- a CDS encoding molybdenum cofactor carrier protein → MTSSARRRPVVGVMGSSSRSYDELAEPLGRFLAGIGVHLLTGGGVAAMEAVSRAFARVSPRAGLVVGVLPSDLQDGGPVPRTGYPNQWVEIAIFTHLPLSGISGADARSRNHINVLSSDVVVALPGGEGTQSEVELAVRYGKPVIAFFGDQLVEWRVPDGVVVARDLAEVRRFVEARLVGCVTVRPHVC, encoded by the coding sequence ATGACGAGCAGCGCCAGGCGCCGGCCGGTCGTCGGCGTGATGGGATCGAGCAGCCGGTCCTATGACGAGCTCGCCGAGCCACTGGGCCGCTTTCTCGCCGGCATAGGCGTTCACCTGCTGACCGGTGGCGGCGTGGCTGCGATGGAGGCGGTGAGCCGAGCGTTCGCACGCGTCTCGCCCCGGGCCGGGCTCGTGGTTGGCGTGCTGCCGTCAGATCTTCAAGATGGCGGGCCGGTCCCACGGACGGGGTACCCGAATCAGTGGGTCGAGATTGCCATCTTCACGCATCTACCGCTGAGCGGGATCAGTGGCGCCGACGCGCGCAGCCGCAATCACATTAACGTGCTCAGTTCGGATGTTGTGGTCGCGTTGCCCGGCGGCGAAGGGACGCAATCTGAGGTGGAGCTGGCCGTGCGGTACGGAAAGCCCGTTATCGCGTTTTTTGGCGATCAGCTGGTCGAATGGCGCGTGCCGGACGGCGTGGTGGTCGCACGAGATCTGGCTGAGGTCCGCCGCTTTGTCGAGGCCCGGCTTGTGGGGTGTGTTACCGTGAGGCCGCATGTTTGTTGA
- the rpmA gene encoding 50S ribosomal protein L27, with protein sequence MAHKKGQGSSRNGRDSNSQRLGVKRFGGNIVSGGSILVRQRGRKFRPGLNVGLGKDDTLFAKIAGVVKFEDHGRGGRSISIVPIVEE encoded by the coding sequence ATGGCACATAAAAAAGGACAGGGCAGTTCCCGTAACGGCCGCGACAGCAACTCGCAGCGCCTCGGCGTCAAGCGATTCGGCGGCAACATCGTCTCGGGCGGGTCAATCCTGGTTCGGCAACGAGGCCGCAAGTTCAGGCCGGGGCTCAATGTCGGTCTGGGCAAAGACGACACGCTGTTTGCCAAGATCGCCGGCGTGGTGAAGTTCGAAGACCACGGCCGCGGCGGCCGCTCGATCAGCATCGTGCCGATCGTCGAAGAGTAG